One segment of Buteo buteo chromosome 6, bButBut1.hap1.1, whole genome shotgun sequence DNA contains the following:
- the VASH1 gene encoding tubulinyl-Tyr carboxypeptidase 1, with the protein MPMPTPGGGGAAAAARHPPSGEAAAAAARDEEQQEEEGEEDLRDGGVPFFVNRGGLPVDEPTWERMWRHVGRIHPEGERVAQRIRGAADLPKIPIPSVPAFQPSTPIPERLEAVQRYIRELQYNHTGTQFFEIKKSRPLTGLMDLAKEMTKEALPIKCLEAVILGIYLTNNMTTLDRFPISFKTHFSGNYFRHIVLGVNFGGRYGALGISRREELMYKAPVFRTLSELIFDFEEAYRRCWHTLKKVKLGHCVSHDPHSVEQIEWKHSILDLDKLTREDFRKELERHARDMRLKIGKGTGPPSPTKDRKKDVSSPQRGQASPHRRNSRGDRRPSGEKKPADSKAMPDLNGYQIRV; encoded by the exons ATGCCGATGCCGacgccggggggcggcggggccgcggccgccgccagGCACCCCCCGTccggcgaggcggcggcggcggcggcgcgggacgaggagcagcaggaggaggagggcgaggAGGACCTCCGCGACGGCGGCGTCCCCTTCTTCGTCAACCGCGGCGGGCTGCCCGTGGACGAGCCCACCTGGGAGCGGATGTGGCGGCATGTGGGCAGGATCCACCCCGAGGGGGAGCGGGTGGCGCAGAGGATCCGGGGCGCCGCCGACCTGCCCAAG ATTCCCATACCAAGTGTGCCTGCGTTCCAGCCATCCACCCCCATCCCTGAGCGCCTGGAAGCTGTACAGCGCTACATCAGGGAGCTTCA GTACAATCACACTGGGACACAATTCTTTGAAATTAAGAAGAGCAGACCTCTGACTGG GCTGATGGACCTGGCCAAAGAAATGACCAAAGAGGCCCTGCCAATAAAATGCCTGGAAGCTGTGATCCTGGGAAT TTACCTCACCAACAACATGACCACGCTGGACCGTTTCCCCATCAGCTTCAAAACCCACTTCTCAGGGAACTACTTCCGACACATTGTGCTGGGGGTGAACTTTGGAGGCCGCTATGGGGCACTGGGCATCAGCCGACGTGAAGAGCTCATGTACAAAGCACCCGTCTTCCGCACACTGAGCGAACTCATCTTTGACTTCGAGGAGGCATATCGCCGCTGCTGGCACACTCTCAAAAAGGTGAAGCTGGGCCACTGTGTGTCCCATGACCCACACAGTGTGGAGCAGATTGAGTGGAAGCACTCCATCCTGGATCTAGACAAGCTAACCCGGGAAGACTTCCGCAAAGAGCTTGAGAGACATGCCCGTGATATGAGGCTGAAG ATTGGCAAAGGAACTGGGCCACCATCTCCCAccaaggacagaaagaaagatgtcTCGTCCCCACAAAGAGGTCAGGCCAGCCCCCATCGGCGCAACAGCCGTGGGGACCGACG GCCATCTGGTGAGAAGAAGCCTGCCGATTCCAAAGCCATGCCAGACCTCAATGGGTACCAGATCCGGGTGTGA